One Paenibacillus sp. FSL H7-0737 DNA segment encodes these proteins:
- a CDS encoding TrkH family potassium uptake protein: protein MVLGFASIILIGALLLMLPISSTSGNAVSFIDALFTATSATCVTGLVVLDTGTTFTIFGKTVIMVLIQVGGLGFMTMATLFAMMMKRKISLRDRLILQEAMNQGSMEGIVRLIRRVLIYSLVIEGCAAVLLSLRWAFDMPLGKAVYFGIFHAVSMFNNAGFDIFGDFRSLTDYVYDPLVNIVVMFLIVSGGIGFIVMSDLVEFRVKRKLSLHSKVVLSTTAGLILIGALVIFIFEFTNQRTLGNLNFGGKILSAFFQSVSPRTAGANTVDIAGLRQASQFFMVILMFIGASPGSTGGGVKTTTFTIMIGAVIAMLRGREDVVLFRYRLAQERIYKALTLTLLALLLVLTVSMLLSTTEDSNFLAILFETTSAFATVGLTMGLTPELSIFGKILICLTMFAGRLGPLTLVYALGPKQGKPLYKHPEGKIIIG from the coding sequence ATGGTGCTTGGTTTTGCATCGATCATTCTGATTGGAGCCTTGCTGCTAATGCTTCCCATTTCGAGTACCAGCGGGAATGCTGTTAGTTTTATTGATGCGTTGTTTACTGCAACATCGGCCACCTGTGTGACAGGACTTGTGGTGCTGGACACCGGGACGACATTCACCATTTTTGGGAAAACCGTAATTATGGTGCTTATCCAGGTTGGTGGCTTAGGGTTTATGACAATGGCGACCTTATTTGCCATGATGATGAAACGCAAAATTTCCTTGCGGGATAGACTGATCCTTCAGGAAGCAATGAACCAAGGCTCTATGGAGGGGATTGTTCGACTGATCCGGAGAGTACTTATTTATTCTTTGGTCATCGAAGGCTGTGCAGCGGTGCTTCTGTCCTTACGCTGGGCGTTTGATATGCCACTGGGCAAGGCCGTTTATTTTGGAATATTTCATGCGGTGTCTATGTTTAATAATGCTGGATTTGATATTTTCGGGGATTTCCGGAGTTTAACCGATTATGTATATGACCCGCTAGTGAACATCGTGGTGATGTTTCTGATTGTCTCTGGCGGTATTGGTTTTATTGTCATGTCGGATCTGGTGGAGTTTCGTGTCAAACGTAAATTATCTTTGCATAGCAAAGTTGTACTCTCCACCACTGCAGGGCTTATTCTTATCGGCGCTTTAGTTATTTTTATATTTGAATTTACGAATCAGCGCACACTGGGGAATTTAAATTTCGGCGGAAAAATATTATCGGCATTCTTTCAGTCGGTATCGCCCCGAACCGCTGGCGCCAATACGGTGGATATTGCCGGACTGCGGCAAGCCTCACAGTTCTTTATGGTTATTCTTATGTTTATTGGTGCATCTCCAGGATCAACAGGTGGCGGGGTCAAGACTACAACCTTTACGATTATGATTGGTGCAGTAATCGCGATGCTGCGCGGACGTGAAGATGTTGTACTGTTCCGTTACCGATTGGCGCAGGAGCGTATCTATAAAGCGTTGACGTTAACATTACTCGCTTTGCTATTGGTCCTCACGGTGTCGATGTTACTGTCCACAACAGAGGATAGTAATTTCTTAGCGATATTATTTGAGACGACCTCAGCTTTTGCCACGGTGGGACTAACCATGGGGCTGACACCTGAACTGTCTATCTTCGGCAAGATTCTGATCTGTCTGACCATGTTTGCAGGTCGGTTAGGTCCATTAACATTAGTGTATGCGCTTGGACCTAAACAGGGTAAACCATTGTATAAGCACCCAGAAGGTAAAATAATTATTGGATAG
- a CDS encoding CPBP family intramembrane glutamic endopeptidase: MNPVGQPLQQRALSKRLIISGIIGLILFIMFQIAPSVLNSPAGEDTTVISKAEARDKAISFAEQKLNYTKAPTDQWNVLYDTDSSFYGYMSREKLLEDYTKKKLDQRYPFDIFRVTLSPSAEQEPLISVDLNMYTGAVVAFTQGAEGSGTVLPNNVSTSAKEEDKGTTLSLAQKENLARPWLQEWDVNPAKLQIESNTGNYGLVYTDRSVQIGESLLHYYFDFTGEQVSSFKAGFTAPAWHTSYVKDQTSLAEKFTLFGYGLPTLALGILALIYSILRREHTSFKRGIFLSSAYFVIMMISTYNMLPESSGEGLEAQITSVIMFIIYALYSLLMSSLLYFSLVGGDGLWKKEEGMNPWPRAKEPGYGKYVLDSIRAGYVWAFVLLGVQTLMFIVLSLTLQNWSTTDATQSPYNMRYAWLLPIVAWLAGLSEEAIYRFFGIPMLKKVFRSTFIACLITTLVWAFGHTLYPIYPISSRPIELTVIGLLFSYIFLRYGFIAVMFSHVVFDSILMGATLIFMKESVNVGAGIFAIIMPFIVAYIVYRFNPPQKSEPKPVEPTSVI, encoded by the coding sequence ATGAATCCCGTTGGCCAGCCCTTACAGCAACGTGCCCTCTCCAAGAGGCTCATCATCTCGGGCATTATCGGTCTTATTCTATTTATTATGTTTCAGATTGCTCCCTCGGTGCTAAATAGCCCTGCCGGGGAAGATACTACTGTCATCAGCAAGGCGGAAGCCCGCGACAAAGCCATATCATTCGCAGAACAAAAGCTGAACTACACCAAAGCACCAACTGATCAGTGGAATGTACTGTACGATACGGACTCTTCCTTTTATGGTTATATGTCCCGCGAGAAGCTTTTGGAGGACTATACAAAAAAGAAATTGGATCAACGATATCCTTTTGACATTTTCCGTGTAACACTTAGTCCTTCAGCGGAACAAGAGCCACTAATCTCCGTTGACCTCAATATGTATACTGGTGCAGTTGTCGCTTTCACACAAGGTGCAGAAGGATCAGGTACCGTATTACCAAACAATGTATCCACCAGTGCAAAAGAAGAGGACAAGGGTACTACCTTATCACTTGCACAAAAAGAAAATCTTGCCCGTCCCTGGCTTCAGGAATGGGATGTAAATCCCGCCAAGCTGCAAATTGAATCGAATACGGGAAACTACGGGCTCGTGTATACAGATCGTTCCGTTCAGATCGGCGAATCCTTACTACACTATTATTTCGATTTCACTGGCGAACAGGTATCCAGCTTTAAAGCAGGATTCACCGCTCCAGCCTGGCATACCTCCTATGTAAAGGACCAGACCTCTCTCGCGGAAAAGTTTACTTTATTCGGCTACGGTTTGCCTACTTTAGCTTTAGGAATTCTGGCACTCATCTACAGCATACTTAGAAGAGAACATACCTCCTTTAAGCGTGGAATATTCCTAAGCTCAGCTTATTTTGTAATCATGATGATCAGCACCTATAATATGCTCCCTGAATCCTCAGGCGAAGGACTCGAGGCTCAGATAACTTCCGTCATAATGTTCATCATTTATGCCTTATATAGCCTCCTAATGTCCTCCCTGCTCTATTTTTCTTTAGTTGGAGGGGACGGCCTATGGAAAAAAGAAGAGGGGATGAACCCATGGCCTCGTGCTAAAGAGCCTGGCTATGGAAAATATGTTCTGGATAGTATCCGGGCTGGATACGTCTGGGCATTCGTGCTGCTAGGGGTGCAGACCCTTATGTTCATCGTATTATCACTTACCTTGCAGAACTGGTCCACTACTGACGCTACTCAATCTCCTTACAACATGAGATATGCTTGGCTGCTGCCCATCGTTGCATGGCTCGCTGGTTTATCCGAGGAAGCCATTTATCGTTTTTTCGGAATTCCTATGTTGAAAAAAGTATTCCGAAGCACGTTCATTGCTTGCCTGATCACCACGCTGGTTTGGGCGTTTGGCCATACGCTGTATCCGATCTACCCCATCAGTTCCCGTCCTATTGAGCTGACCGTGATTGGTTTGCTCTTTAGCTATATTTTCCTTCGTTACGGATTTATTGCCGTCATGTTCAGTCACGTCGTGTTTGACAGCATTCTGATGGGCGCTACGCTGATCTTTATGAAGGAAAGCGTGAATGTAGGTGCTGGTATCTTCGCGATTATCATGCCGTTCATAGTCGCCTACATCGTCTATCGGTTTAATCCACCGCAAAAATCAGAACCTAAGCCGGTTGAACCTACATCTGTAATTTAA